From the genome of Bradyrhizobium sp. SZCCHNS1050, one region includes:
- a CDS encoding FkbM family methyltransferase, whose protein sequence is MGHAPIQFDRASGALEGANLWERTAALALSTGSKISSHFSHRGYNRCANLLRLALPERDIAVKLNPDAVFEFPYGDGYWSKLLNRDYHYEDELEFLFLGTVDVDYTFIDGGANYGYWSVLVSSTPYGAHKAIAIEPSSANFAKLANNAQINGGRFEVMKCAIGERRGVAHLTGTKHEAFSIAGDNAGGEQVPVMALDDLIDDGKVAASGKYLIKLDVEGVEIEAIKGGARLLATDSMILCEEHGQDRNHTVSRYILDQTPMQLMVYDPASGRLETVTELSILDRIKASAHVGYNVFGTASAFWQNRVAALNASAARRMQ, encoded by the coding sequence ATGGGCCATGCGCCGATCCAGTTCGATCGTGCTTCCGGAGCGCTCGAAGGAGCGAACCTCTGGGAGCGCACGGCTGCATTGGCGCTGTCGACCGGCTCGAAGATTTCCTCGCATTTCTCGCATCGCGGCTACAACCGCTGTGCCAATCTGCTGCGGCTGGCGCTGCCCGAACGCGACATCGCGGTGAAGCTCAACCCGGACGCCGTGTTCGAGTTTCCCTATGGCGACGGCTATTGGAGCAAGCTGCTCAACCGCGACTATCACTATGAGGACGAACTCGAGTTCCTGTTTCTCGGCACTGTCGATGTCGACTACACCTTCATCGACGGCGGGGCCAATTACGGCTACTGGTCGGTGCTGGTGTCGAGCACGCCCTACGGCGCGCACAAGGCGATCGCGATCGAGCCGTCCTCGGCGAACTTCGCCAAGCTCGCGAACAATGCGCAGATCAACGGCGGCCGCTTCGAAGTGATGAAGTGCGCCATCGGCGAACGCCGCGGCGTCGCGCATCTCACCGGTACCAAGCACGAGGCCTTCAGTATCGCCGGCGACAACGCCGGCGGCGAGCAGGTGCCGGTGATGGCGCTCGACGATCTGATCGACGACGGCAAGGTCGCCGCTTCCGGCAAGTACCTGATCAAGCTCGACGTCGAGGGCGTCGAGATCGAGGCGATCAAGGGCGGGGCGCGGCTGCTCGCGACCGACAGCATGATCCTGTGCGAGGAGCACGGCCAGGATCGCAACCATACGGTCTCGCGCTACATCCTCGATCAGACGCCGATGCAACTGATGGTCTACGACCCCGCAAGCGGCCGCCTTGAGACCGTGACAGAGCTGTCGATCCTCGACCGGATCAAGGCGTCCGCCCACGTCGGCTATAACGTGTTCGGAACTGCAAGTGCCTTCTGGCAGAATCGCGTCGCAGCGCTCAATGCAAGTGCCGCGCGCCGCATGCAATGA
- the nuoE gene encoding NADH-quinone oxidoreductase subunit NuoE, translated as MSVRRLAPKEVQPASFAFTDENLAFAKAQIAKYPEGRQASAVIAILWRAQEQNEGWVSEAAIRVVADMLGMPYIRVLEVATFYTMFQLQPVGKKAHVQVCGTTPCRLRGAEELIEVCKHRIHHDPFHLSKDGDFSWEEVECLGACVNAPMVQVWKDTYEDLTPESFGKVLDGFATGNLPTPGPQNGRQFSAPAGGPTTLKEKT; from the coding sequence ATGTCCGTCCGCCGTCTTGCCCCGAAGGAAGTCCAGCCCGCGAGCTTTGCGTTCACGGACGAGAACCTTGCCTTCGCCAAAGCGCAGATCGCGAAATATCCGGAAGGCCGCCAGGCCTCGGCCGTGATCGCGATCCTGTGGCGCGCGCAGGAGCAGAACGAGGGCTGGGTGTCGGAGGCGGCCATCCGCGTCGTCGCCGACATGCTCGGCATGCCCTACATCCGCGTGCTCGAAGTCGCGACCTTCTACACGATGTTCCAGCTGCAGCCGGTCGGCAAGAAGGCGCATGTGCAGGTGTGCGGCACCACGCCGTGCCGTCTGCGCGGCGCCGAAGAACTGATCGAGGTCTGCAAGCATCGCATCCATCACGATCCCTTCCACCTGTCGAAGGACGGCGACTTCAGCTGGGAAGAGGTCGAGTGCCTGGGCGCCTGCGTGAACGCGCCGATGGTGCAGGTCTGGAAGGACACCTATGAGGACCTGACGCCGGAGAGCTTCGGCAAGGTGCTCGACGGCTTCGCGACCGGCAACCTGCCGACGCCGGGTCCGCAGAATGGCCGCCAGTTCTCGGCGCCGGCGGGCGGGCCGACCACGCTGAAGGAGAAGACATGA